One genomic window of Daphnia pulex isolate KAP4 chromosome 12, ASM2113471v1 includes the following:
- the LOC124209498 gene encoding scm-like with four MBT domains protein 1, with protein sequence MDSLRDSKDKFDWDRYLESRELEAAPNFAFQHVDNSQQSLLEVGMMVEVQTSQRPRFWLANVTLKCGPFLRLKHVGREDSNEIWTDPSSVEIHPVGYSSSRGWPLEPPADLKPLRSGAIASLLEEHKAADCEASLLSPAQQMKTGMTIEVEDSHEPRTVWPATVMRNVGGRLLLKYILPTNSPLVNDGIEEQQHEWLFCLSPRLHWQGWAASQSPKWNFNPPGKIRSQFEDDNWSTMAAELLNMTGKPWQLHQEVPAHCCNVGDRIETLDPSNPVALRPATVIEVVDPQRLLIRFDPQSDDGQEAEGQFICFVETVFRPEVSDSGSQTNDEENESGFLKGMAMEVVNPWKPTEVCVGVITTIERSGTLLRIRMEKESEADGGHPLEFLAPVSSQELFPIGWCDDSGWSLVAPPVIPPPSTEHPPTIPEGNPIETEEKCQESTSSTEQNPEPVESTPVGSGGISYWCPKIYFNFRCFTGPLLSRIRVAALPRSVGPGPISLMMKEVLSLLLNGAYKPGSVLKQLQGEPNDPLPPGTQLEPLKAKYRQTTYRGTVPMASTAADVPEYCRWVCGKLQCCPYLFAPELVGDPCPHRCCILAKTVWQHKKKAPNWRHRRFVDIIKSLPTGMDLVTAAELQQQHNSSAKLGPASLAAIESAEHSDDEDDDDAAGDQSHHPVQQQQQQPQIICDPEEPAAKKRRGRPRKNPIPLMTLTHASADEDRRPSQAPHHPAPAVVEEKTPAPVFRRLELADPALEKWRAGDVWRFLQSTDCRPLADRLLQYEVDGPSLLLLEPSDIMDYVTLNWELALRLCYLIGCLRLTYSAGPSSSSSSSSKAMAPAANTGASNDLAKSPAPATAQRAS encoded by the exons atggATTCATTACGTG ATTCCAAAGATAAATTCGATTGGGACCGGTACCTAGAAAGCAGGGAGCTGGAAGCGGCGCCAAACTTTGCCTTCCAGCAT GTGGACAATAGTCAGCAAAGTCTGCTTGAGGTGGGGATGATGGTGGAAGTCCAGACTAGTCAACGGCCCAGGTTCTGGCTGGCCAATGTTACCCTGAAGTGTGGACCATTTCTTAG ATTGAAGCATGTTGGACGAGAAGACTCGAATGAAATCTGGACCGACCCATCGTCAGTGGAAATCCACCCTGTGGgctacagcagcagccgaggaTGGCCGTTGGAGCCGCCAGCCGATTTGAAACCCCTCAGATCAGGAGCTATCGCTTCTCTCCTAGAGGAGCACAAAGCGGCCGACTGTGAAGCCTCGTTACTCAGCCCCGCtcaacaaatgaaaactgGCATGACGATCGAAGTCGAAGACTCGCACGAACCCCGCACCGTCTGGCCGGCTACAGTAATGCGCAATGTTGGCGGCCGACTGTTGCTCAAATATATTCTACCAACGAACTCGCCGTTGGTAAACGATGGAATAGAAGAACAACAGCACGAATGGCTATTTTGCCTTTCTCCTCGGTTGCACTGGCAAGGGTGGGCCGCCTCGCAGTCACCTAAGTGGAACTTTAATCCGCCGGGAAAAATCCGTTCGCAGTTTGAAGATGACAACTGGTCGACCATGGCAGCCGAGCTCCTCAATATGACCGGTAAACCATGGCAGTTGCATCAAGAAGTTCCGGCTCATTGCTGCAACGTTGGCGACCGCATTGAAACGCTCGATCCGTCCAATCCAGTCGCCTTACGACCGGCAACAGTTATCGAAGTAGTGGATCCGCAACGATTACTCATCCGATTTGACCCGCAATCAGATGACGGTCAAGAAGCGGAAGGCCAATTTATTTGCTTTGTCGAAACTGTTTTCCGCCCGGAAGTGAGTGATTCCGGCAGTCAGACAAATGACGAAGAAAACGAATCCGGCTTCTTGAAGGGCATGGCCATGGAGGTTGTCAACCCATGGAAACCGACGGAAGTTTGTGTTGGCGTCATAACGACCATTGAGCGATCGGGGACACTCTTACGCATCCGCATGGAAAAGGAATCGGAGGCGGATGGCGGCCATCCGCTTGAATTTCTCGCGCCCGTGTCCAGTCAAGAATTATTTCCAATTGGTTGGTGTGATGACAGCGGCTGGTCGTTGGTAGCGCCACCCGTAATTCCTCCGCCGTCAACGGAACATCCGCCAACGATCCCCGAAGGGAATCCGATCGAGACGGAAGAGAAATGCCAGGAATCAACAAGTTCAACCGAACAGAACCCGGAGCCAGTGGAATCAACTCCGGTCGGATCGGGCGGAATCTCTTACTGGTGTCCGAAAATCTATTTCAACTTCCGGTGTTTCACTGGGCCTCTACTGAGTCGCATCCGCGTGGCGGCTCTTCCTCGAAGCGTAGGTCCAGGGCCCATCAGTTTGATGATGAAAGAAGTTCTGTCGCTCTTGCTCAACGGCGCCTACAAACCTGGAAGCGTTTTGAAACAATTGCAGGGCGAGCCGAACGATCCGCTTCCGCCTGGAACGCAACTGGAGCCGCTGAAAGCCAAGTACAGGCAGACGACGTATCGTGGGACGGTGCCGATGGCCTCGACGGCCGCTGACGTACCCGAATACTGTCGCTGGGTCTGCGGCAAGCTCCAGTGCTGTCCGTACTTGTTCGCTCCGGAATTGGTGGGCGATCCGTGTCCGCACCGTTGCTGCATTTTGGCCAAAACCGTTTGGCAGCACAAGAAGAAAGCCCCCAATTGGCGCCATCGACGTTTTGTGGACATCATCAAGAGCCTCCCGACCGGAATGGACCTGGTGACAGCCGCCGAACTCCAGCAGCAACATAACAGTTCCGCCAAATTGGGTCCGGCCTCGCTGGCAGCCATTGAATCGGCCGAACACAGCGACGATGAAGACGATGACGATGCGGCAGGTGATCAATCACATCATccagtgcagcagcagcagcagcagccacagaTAATTTGCGATCCTGAGGAACCAGCCGCCAAGAAGAGGCGTGGACGTCCGAGAAAGAATCCGATTCCGCTGATGACTCTCACTCATGCCAGTGCGGATGAAGATCGCCGTCCGAGTCAAGCACCGCATCATCCGGCTCCGGCTGTTGTTGAAGAAAAGACTCCAGCGCCCGTTTTCCGTCGACTGGAACTCGCCGATCCTGCGCTGGAGAAATGGCGGGCCGGCGACGTTTGGCGCTTCCTCCAGTCCACCGATTGTCGTCCCCTGGCCGATCGCCTTCTCCAGTACGAAGTGGACGGGCCATCTCTCCTGCTCCTTGAGCCTTCCGATATCATGGATTATGTGACCCTCAATTGGGAGCTGGCCCTGCGGCTGTGCTATCTCATCGGATGCCTTCGACTGACCTACTCAGCaggtccttcttcttcttcttcttcttcttcgaagGCGATGGCTCCCGCCGCCAATACTGGCGCCAGCAACGACCTGGCCAAATCACCTGCACCAGCCACGGCCCAGCGAGCTTCCTAA
- the LOC124209502 gene encoding ester hydrolase C11orf54 homolog: MGDEHDDANRKGWPLESCQLHVPPLDELAHVLRQGLALHFAFVQVDVVDCPDLSQSPFHLTAPGLGGDPSLVDLGGVPYLVPTVHRDRIYDLADLPAVMNVKDGTVSMIGAGAGPWQHLETNCEMMTNLSLSLVAGKSSLVVDNGTRLATVDPAGRRILHVVPPKQTRCSLLNNLLVSRGLPRTPVLRIRCQKRTGPDNFVTCMRNTLRERYGDKPVGMGGVFMLENGQARLHIMPDFSPCPLQTDADVNNWLHFYNATGPLINLSVFISHDPGLDLRVEHTHCFSTHGEGGHYHEDVSPETVVYEGYFTPAERLFRIDRPSQTHGIGRD; the protein is encoded by the exons ATGGGCGACGAGCACGACGACGCCAACCGAAAAGGCTGGCCACTGGAAAGCTGCCAACTGCACGTGCCTCCGCTGGACGAGCTGGCCCATGTCCTTCGTCAAGGCCTCGCCTTACATTTCGCTTTTGTCCAAGTGGATGTCGTCGACTGTCCAGATCTGAGCCAATCTCCGTTCCACCTAACTGCACCTG GTTTAGGTGGCGATCCATCTTTGGTAGATTTAGGTGGCGTTCCTTATTTGGTGCCAACGGTCCATCGCGATCGAATCTACGATCTGGCCGATTTGCCGGCCGTCATGAACGTCAAGGACGGCACAGTTTCGATGATTGGAGCCGGAGCCGGACCGTGGCAACATCTGGAAACCAACTGCGAAATGATGACTAATCTGTCGCTCTCGCTGGTGGCCGGCAAGAGCAGCCTGGTCGTCGACAACGGGACCCGATTGGCCACAGTCGATCCGGCCGGCCGGAGAATTCTGCACGTCGTGCCGCCGAAACAGACTCGCTGCTCTTTGCTCAATAACCTGTTGGTCTCCCGCGGACTCCCCCGTACGCCCGTCCTCAGAATCCGCTGCCAAAAACGTACCGGCCCAGACAACTTTGTTACCTGCATGCGCAACACCCTTCGAGAGCGTTACGGCGATAAACCAGTCG GTATGGGGGGCGTGTTCATGCTGGAAAACGGCCAAGCCAG GTTACACATCATGCCCGACTTTTCCCCGTGTCCGTTGCAGACGGACGCCGATGTGAACAACTGGCTCCACTTCTACAACGCCACCGGGCCATTGATTAACCTCAGCGTGTTCATCTCGCACGACCCC GGGCTGGATCTACGGGTGGAGCACACTCATTGCTTTTCCACTCACGGCGAAGGCGGCCACTATCACGAGGACGTCAGTCCAGAAACAGTTGTCTACGAGGGCTACTTCACGCCAGCTGAGCGCCTCTTCCGCATTGATCGGCCGTCACAGACCCATGGCATCGGTCGTGATTGA
- the LOC124209499 gene encoding neuropeptide CCHamide-1 receptor-like, whose protein sequence is MMLDEVVNESISWAMNKSNWSSPMYEDDDEDGYIEYRDRPETYVVPILFSLIFLVGVLGNGSLIYVLCRHKSMRSVPNTFIFNLALGDLLILIFTVPFTSTVYTLDSWPFGEFVCKASEFAKDTSVGVSVFTLTALSFDRYTAIVRPVQSFVSGPRSKVVIVCLLVIWVTSLILATPAAMFSHLMKANGSKIPDEEREMDANGTFIGPMFNDIYICYPFPPELGPNYPKLVILLRFLLHYCLPLLTIGTFYVIMAYHLLRSVQNIPGQATLTTTASVRHRYPADASSTNKTDPALLIQQQQQPNQNRARRKLAKMVLSFVVLFAVCFLPIHVFFLWFYFHPAALQQYNGFWHTLKIAGFVLAYINSCINPIALYCVSTSFRKHFNRLLCCCSADRDGSIISRSGPVSYCGGSMCAGNNSRGAGTALMSDDPTVITHRSNSRRQNTISTSVNRRNHNENHRNADAIPLKEIHQQQQPQAPLDKQSSC, encoded by the exons ATGATGCTGGACGAAGTGGTGAACGAATCGATATCGTGGGCGATGAACAAATCCAATTGGTCGTCGCCGATGtacgaagatgatgacgagGACGGCTACATCGAGTACCGGGATCGACCGGAAACGTACGTCGTGCCGATCCTGTTCAGTCTCATCTTTCTGGTCGGTGTCCTTGGCAACGGGTCCCTCATCTACGTCCTGTGTCGTCACAAGTCGATGCGCAGCGTCCCCAACACGTTCATCTTCAATTTGGCGCTGGGCGATCTCCTGATCCTCATCTTCACGGTCCCCTTCACGTCCACCGTTTACACGCTGGACTCGTGGCCCTTTGGCGAGTTTGTCTGCAAAGCCTCTGAATTTGCCAAG GACACGTCAGTTGGCGTTTCCGTCTTCACCCTGACGGCGCTCAGCTTCGATCGGTACACGGCCATCGTGCGACCCGTTCAGTCATTTGTAAGTGGCCCAAGGTCCAAAGTGGTCATCGTCTGTCTGTTGGTCATCTGGGTGACTTCTTTGATACTGGCCACCCCGGCCGCCatgttttcccatttgatGAAGGCCAACGGCTCCAAGATTCCGGATGAAGAAAGGGAAATGGACGCCAACGGGACCTTCATCGGGCCCATGTTCAACGACATTTACATCTGCTACCCATTTCCTCCCGAACTCGGACCCAACTACCCCAAACTTGTCATCCTACTCCGCTTTCTACTCCACTACTGCCTACCGTTACTCACCATCGGAACTTTTTACGTAATCATGGCCTACCATCTCCTGCGCAG CGTCCAGAATATCCCTGGGCAAGCGACGTTGACAACAACCGCATCGGTGCGTCATCGATATCCTGCGGATGCTTCTTCCACCAACAAG ACCGATCCAGCTCTTTtgatccagcaacaacaacaaccgaaccAGAATCGAGCACGTCGCAAACTCGCAAAGATGGTGCTG TCGTTTGTGGTCCTGTTTGCCGTCTGCTTCCTGCCGATCCACGTCTTCTTCCTTTGGTTCTACTTCCATCCGGCGGCTCTGCAGCAGTACAACGGTTTTTGGCACACGCTAAAGATCGCCGGCTTCGTCCTGGCTTACATCAATTCCTGCATCAACCCCATCGCCCTCTATTGCGTCAGCACCAGCTTTCGCAAACATTTCAACCGactgctctgctgctgcagcgCTGATCGCGACGGATCCATCATCAGTCGCTCCGGGCCGGTCAGCTACTGCGGCGGCTCAATGTGCGCAGGCAATAATAGCCGCGGGGCTGGCACCGCCCTCATGTCGGACGACCCCACCGTCATCACTCACCGCTCAAACAGTCGGCGACAAAACACCATCAGCACGTCCGTCAACCGTCGCAATCACAACGAGAATCACCGAAACGCCGACGCAATCCCGCTCAAAGAAatccatcaacagcagcaaccgcAGGCGCCGCTGGACAAACAATCgagttgctga